The uncultured Mailhella sp. genome segment TGACGCTGAAAAAGAGCAGAATGATGAGAAGGGCGGTGTCAAGCAGATTGATTTGAAACATAGGACTTCGGCATTCCTCTGAAATAGGTGTCAGGGTATTGTAGAGGAACCGGCGACACTGTCAAGAAAAAGCGGACGCCGCGTGCATCCAGGAAGAAAAACGTTGCGCCCCGGCGGCCGAAAGCCGGAGCGGAAATCTTGCCTAAATGAAAAAAAGAGAGGAATATGAGGCCCGTCCGAAGAAGGATGCATCCTTCTTCGGACGAAACCTTTTTGAGGAGACCAAGCATGAAAGAGACTTTGCAGGATATCAGAACCCGTCGCAGCTGCCGTAAGTTTCAGCCCCGTCAGATTGCCGAAGAGGAGCTGAACGCCATTCTCGAAGCCGGAACCTGGGCGCCTACCGGTCACGGCTGGCAGTCTCCCGTGATGGTGGTGCTGCAGGACAAGGCCACCATCGAGAAGCTCTCGAAGATGAACGCCGCCATTATGGGCACGAACGGCGATCCCTTCTACGGCGCGCCCACCGTGGTCGTCGTGCTGGCGGATAAGTCCCGTCCCACCTATCGGGAGGACGGCTCGCTCGTCATGGGCAATCTTATGCTGGCCGCGCATGCCGTGGGCGTGGCGTCCTGCTGGATTCATCGCGCCCGCGAAGAGTTTGAATCGGAAGAAGGCAAGGCGCTGCTCAAGAGCTGGGGCATCGAAGGCGACTACGCCGGCGTGGGTCACTGCATTCTCGGCTACGCCGCGGAAAACGGCGAAGCGCCCGCCAAGCCCCGCAAGGAAGGCTACATCATCCGCGTGTAGCATTTCGCGCGTGCGTAAACCTGTTCAGCAGAGCCAGGGCCGCCGGAAACGCGTCTGAAAGCGCTTTGGGCGGGGCGATTGCCGCAAAAGCTCCGGCACAGCGGCGTCATCGTTCGGAGCTGCCCTGATCGGGCTGCGGCGGACGTGAACATGTCGTCTCCGACACTTCACCTCGTGGCTTTTTGCTGTTTTTTGCATCGTGGGCAGACTGCCTTGACCTTTGCAGGTCGAAGCGGCCTGCCCCGATGTTTTTGTGCCCGGGGAAGTCTGAGAAGACAAAAAAGGACCGGCTTGCCTTTTTGTTCGGGGGATTATACCTTCATTGCCCGAAAATACAGGAAGTTTCGTTGCCGGCGGCGCGCGGGGCACTGTCGTCTGCCGTTCTCCGCTTCCGTCGGAGACGGGAGAAAGCTCCGCCTGACGGCGCGGCGGGAAAAGCGCCGGGCGTACGCCGGAAAAGAGTGCTGCGGAATGCGACAAGTCGTCGGCCGCTGCTGTGGAGGAAGCATGAGCGAGTCTCGGATAGGAACGGTGGGCATCGTGGTGGACGATCAGGAAAGCACGCCGCAGATCAACGCCATACTGCATCAGTATGCCGACATCATTGTGGGGCGTCTCGGCATTCCCTACCGCAGTCGCGGCGTGGCCGTCATTGCTCTTGTCGTTGACGGCAGCATGGACGCCATTTCCGGCATGACCGGGCGCATAGGCAAAATTCGCGGCGTGTCCGTCAAGGCCGCTGTTTCGAGGCGCTGAGTCATGATGAATGTTTCGTCTTGCCTTTCCGTGATTCAGGAGCTGGTCGAGGGGCGCTTCCCCGGCCCGGAACGTCTGGGAGCCTTTATCGACGCCTGCGCCCCGGAGCGTTTTGCCGGTTCTGTGCCCGAAAACGCCTTGGCGCTGGAGGTGGAATATCTTGCCGAAGCCGGACTTCCGGCCGCGGCCGCGTCGCCTGCGGAACGTTCGCCTGAGAGCGCGCTGTCTGCGGAAGAGGCAGGTGCGGTGAAGGACGCGCTGTTTGCCGCGGCGCGTGAAAAGGCGCTGGCGCATTTCGGCAATCGCGTTTATATCCGCGGGCTCATAGAAATTTCAAACATCTGCCGTCAGAATTGCCGATACTGCGGCATACGCGCAGGCAACACGCAGGCGGAACGCTACCGTCTTTCTTCCGAACAGATTCTGGACTGCTGCGAGCACGGCTACGGGCTGGGATTCCGCACCTTTGTTCTTCAGGGCGGCGAGGACGCCTGGTTCACCGACGAGCGGCTTGCCGACATGCTGCGCAGCATCAAGAAGCGCTGGCCCGACTGCGCGGTCACGCTGTCGGTGGGAGAGCGTTCGACGGAGTCGTATCGACTTTTGAAGGATGCCGGAGCCGATCGTTTTCTTTTGCGGCATGAAACGGCCGATCCCGTGCATTACGCCAAGCTGCACCCCGCGGCGCAGTCATGGAAGCATCGCATGGACTGCCTGAAGGAGCTCAAGAGCTGCGGGTATCAGACCGGCGCGGGGTTCATGGTGGGCTCGCCCTGGCAGACCACGGACTGCCTGGTGAAGGATCTGTGCTTTCTGCGCGATTTTCAGCCGGAAATGGTGGGCATCGGACCGTTCATTCCTCATGCGCAGACGCCGTTCGCCGCGTTTCCCGCCGGCAGCGTGGAAAGAACGCTGGTGATGGTGGCCTTGGTGCGGCTGCTGCTGCCCTGCGCCATGCTTCCTTCCACAACGGCGCTGGGAACCGCGGCGGGCAACGGTCGCGAACGCGGCATTCTGGCCGGAGCCAATGTGCTCATGCCTAATCTTTCGCCCCGCGAGGCGCGGGCGCGCTACCGTCTTTACAACAACAAGCTCTCGGAAGGCGCGGAATGCGCCGACAATGTCCGGGAACTTCGGGAGCGCATACGCGCCGTCGGGTACGACATCGTCGTGGACAGGGGCGATTTTCGGTCCTGCTGACTGTGAAGCGGACCGTGTTTTGCTGGAAAAGGAGACGGTATGTCCGACAGTATTAATGATACGCCGCGTTCGGGGCGACTGCACATAGGCATTTACGGCAGGCGCAACGCGGGCAAGTCTTCCCTCATCAACGCCATTACCGGACACGAAACGGCCATTGTTTCCGAAACGGCGGGAACAACGACGGATCCGGTGTACAAGTCCATGGAAATTCACGGACTCGGTCCGTGCGTGCTCATCGACACGGCAGGTTTCGACGACGTCGGCCCCATGGGCGAGCTTCGCGTGGAAAAAACCCGGCTGGCGCTGGAGAAAACCGACATGGCGCTGCTTGTGGTGACAGACGGAGACGATCTTTCCGTGGAAAAGAAGTGGGCGGCGTCGCTGAAGGCGCGCAAGACGCCGTTCATCGTGGTGCTCAACAAGATGGACGAGCACAGCGAGGCCGAACTTGAGAGCCTGTCTTCCCGCATAGCCGACGAGCTCGGCAAAAAGCCCGTGGTGGTGAGCGCAAAGGAGGGCACGAACATGCCCGTGCTGCGCGAGACCATGCTGCGTCTGGTGCCGGCCGACTGGGGAACCATGAAGCTCACCGGCGATCTTTGCGGAGAAGGCGACGTGGTCATGCTGGTCATGCCGCAGGACATTCAGGCTCCGCAGGGACGCCTCATTCTGCCGCAGGTGCAGGTCACCCGGGAACTGCTGGACAAAAAATGCATTATTGCCAGCTGCACGGCCGACAAGATAGCGCAGACGCTGAGCGCGCTTTCGCAGCCTCCGCATCTCATCATCACGGATTCGCAGGTGTTCGCCGAAGTCTGGAAGCTCAAGCCTGCGGAAAGCCTGCTGACGTCATTTTCCATTCTGATGGCGGGATACAAGGGAGACATCAATGAGTTTCTCAAGGGCGCGGAAGCCATCGACCGCCTGACGCCGCACTCCAAAGTGCTCATTGCGGAAGCGTGTACGCACGTGCCGCTTGCGGAAGACATCGGCCGGGAGAAAATTCCGCGCAGGCTGAGGGCCCGTTTCGGCGAAACGCTGGAAATCAAGGTAGTGAGTGGAACGGACTTCCCGACGGATCTGACGCCGTACGATCTCATTATTCATTGCGGCGCGTGCATGTTCAACAGAACTTATATGATGTCGCGGGTACAGAAGGCCAGAGAGCAGGGCGTTCCCCTGTGCAACTACGGCGTGGCGCTTGCCAAGCTCACGGGTATTCTGGACAAGGTGGTACACGCCTGAACGTGGTTCGGCGCGCTTTGAGTCGATGACGGAAGAACGCGTTGCTTCGTCGCTGCGGTGAAGCAACGCGTTCTTGCCTCTGCAAATAAAGAGAGAAGGGAAAGGTTGCCCCTTGCAGACGTTTTCCGGCAATTCGGCCGGAGAGGGGCGAAAGCTGCGGGGGATCGCTGAGGATTCTCCGGGAG includes the following:
- a CDS encoding nitroreductase, with the translated sequence MKETLQDIRTRRSCRKFQPRQIAEEELNAILEAGTWAPTGHGWQSPVMVVLQDKATIEKLSKMNAAIMGTNGDPFYGAPTVVVVLADKSRPTYREDGSLVMGNLMLAAHAVGVASCWIHRAREEFESEEGKALLKSWGIEGDYAGVGHCILGYAAENGEAPAKPRKEGYIIRV
- a CDS encoding TM1266 family iron-only hydrogenase system putative regulator — its product is MSESRIGTVGIVVDDQESTPQINAILHQYADIIVGRLGIPYRSRGVAVIALVVDGSMDAISGMTGRIGKIRGVSVKAAVSRR
- the hydE gene encoding [FeFe] hydrogenase H-cluster radical SAM maturase HydE, with the protein product MNVSSCLSVIQELVEGRFPGPERLGAFIDACAPERFAGSVPENALALEVEYLAEAGLPAAAASPAERSPESALSAEEAGAVKDALFAAAREKALAHFGNRVYIRGLIEISNICRQNCRYCGIRAGNTQAERYRLSSEQILDCCEHGYGLGFRTFVLQGGEDAWFTDERLADMLRSIKKRWPDCAVTLSVGERSTESYRLLKDAGADRFLLRHETADPVHYAKLHPAAQSWKHRMDCLKELKSCGYQTGAGFMVGSPWQTTDCLVKDLCFLRDFQPEMVGIGPFIPHAQTPFAAFPAGSVERTLVMVALVRLLLPCAMLPSTTALGTAAGNGRERGILAGANVLMPNLSPREARARYRLYNNKLSEGAECADNVRELRERIRAVGYDIVVDRGDFRSC
- the hydF gene encoding [FeFe] hydrogenase H-cluster maturation GTPase HydF, with amino-acid sequence MSDSINDTPRSGRLHIGIYGRRNAGKSSLINAITGHETAIVSETAGTTTDPVYKSMEIHGLGPCVLIDTAGFDDVGPMGELRVEKTRLALEKTDMALLVVTDGDDLSVEKKWAASLKARKTPFIVVLNKMDEHSEAELESLSSRIADELGKKPVVVSAKEGTNMPVLRETMLRLVPADWGTMKLTGDLCGEGDVVMLVMPQDIQAPQGRLILPQVQVTRELLDKKCIIASCTADKIAQTLSALSQPPHLIITDSQVFAEVWKLKPAESLLTSFSILMAGYKGDINEFLKGAEAIDRLTPHSKVLIAEACTHVPLAEDIGREKIPRRLRARFGETLEIKVVSGTDFPTDLTPYDLIIHCGACMFNRTYMMSRVQKAREQGVPLCNYGVALAKLTGILDKVVHA